In the genome of Enterococcus hirae ATCC 9790, one region contains:
- the gshAB gene encoding bifunctional glutamate--cysteine ligase GshA/glutathione synthetase GshB gives MNFKQLLKHPSSRPFIDQARFGVEREGQRVNLTGDLTRTDHPSVFGDRTFHPYIQTDFSETQIELITPVTDSIHELFQYMSAIYDVAARSIPENEMIWPLSMPPALPAKDEDIMIAKLANFEDVLYRRYLAKEYGKRKQMVSGIHFNFEFGDDLLRSLFVQQTEFSEFAAFKTELYLKTARNFLRYRWLITYFYGASPLSEANYFIDKPAPNEPVRSIRNSSYGYTNHPNVKVSYASMEQYLFDIEKMVEEGKLSEEKEFYTPLRFRGGKRVADLAKTGVRYIELRNIDLNPNARLGIDQEQVRFLQLFLTYMLWTEEKEAADQWVEEGTRKNEIVSLEHPLNQTEFIEEGRYLLTDMKKMALELEQLEALPLIEKMLEELERPSETLAGTIYQAAKESSQHQFATSLGLSYYQKAHERPYQLAGFREMELSTQILLFDAIQKGIEVKVIDESDQFLRLQHHDHIEYVKNANMTSKDSYIVPLIMENKTVTKKVLREAGYRVPNGAEFTTMEEAVKAYPRFANKAFVIKPKSTNYGLGITIFKEGADLADYQAGLAIAFSEDRSILVEEFMPGTEYRFFVIDGKVKAIMLRKPANVVGDGQRTVAELVAEKNLDPLRGTNHRAPLELIHLGELEQLMLKEQGLTVSSVPQKDQVVYLRENSNISTGGDSIDVTDEFSESYKQIAVSAVEALGAKISGIDLIIPDKEVAPENSATAYGIIEANFNPAMHMHVYPFAGKGRRLTLDVLNLLYPELNILTQN, from the coding sequence ATGAATTTTAAACAATTACTAAAACATCCTAGTTCACGTCCATTTATCGATCAAGCACGTTTTGGTGTGGAACGAGAAGGACAGCGAGTGAACCTTACAGGAGATCTAACACGTACTGATCATCCAAGTGTTTTTGGCGATCGTACGTTTCATCCATATATACAGACAGACTTTAGTGAAACACAAATTGAATTAATTACACCAGTCACCGATTCGATCCATGAGCTTTTCCAATATATGTCAGCCATTTATGATGTTGCTGCTCGCTCAATTCCTGAAAATGAAATGATCTGGCCTTTAAGTATGCCACCAGCATTGCCAGCAAAAGATGAAGACATCATGATTGCAAAATTAGCAAATTTTGAAGATGTGTTATATCGCCGCTATTTAGCTAAAGAATATGGGAAAAGAAAGCAAATGGTTAGTGGTATCCATTTTAATTTTGAATTTGGAGATGATTTGCTTCGATCGTTGTTTGTGCAACAAACAGAGTTTTCGGAGTTTGCTGCTTTTAAAACAGAGCTATATTTGAAAACTGCGCGCAATTTTCTGCGCTATCGGTGGTTGATTACCTATTTTTATGGGGCATCACCATTAAGTGAAGCAAACTATTTCATTGATAAACCAGCTCCTAATGAGCCAGTTCGAAGTATTCGGAATAGTTCGTATGGTTATACGAATCATCCAAATGTCAAAGTTTCGTATGCTTCAATGGAGCAATATTTGTTCGACATTGAAAAGATGGTTGAAGAAGGAAAACTATCAGAAGAAAAAGAATTTTATACGCCACTTCGTTTTCGTGGTGGTAAACGGGTAGCAGATTTAGCTAAAACGGGTGTGCGTTATATCGAATTAAGAAATATCGATTTAAATCCCAATGCACGTTTAGGAATTGATCAAGAACAAGTTCGTTTCTTACAGTTATTTTTAACTTATATGTTATGGACGGAAGAAAAAGAAGCAGCTGATCAATGGGTAGAAGAAGGAACTAGAAAAAATGAAATCGTCTCTCTTGAACATCCTCTAAATCAAACCGAGTTTATCGAGGAAGGCCGTTATCTTTTAACTGATATGAAGAAAATGGCGCTCGAACTTGAGCAACTAGAGGCACTACCATTGATTGAAAAAATGTTAGAAGAACTGGAACGTCCAAGTGAAACACTAGCAGGAACAATCTATCAAGCAGCAAAAGAAAGTAGTCAACATCAGTTTGCTACCTCTTTGGGTCTTTCTTACTATCAAAAAGCGCATGAACGTCCGTATCAACTCGCAGGATTTAGAGAGATGGAGTTGTCTACGCAAATCTTGTTATTTGATGCGATCCAAAAAGGTATTGAAGTGAAAGTGATTGACGAATCGGATCAATTTTTGCGGTTACAGCATCACGATCATATTGAGTACGTGAAAAATGCAAATATGACAAGTAAAGATAGCTATATCGTTCCCTTGATCATGGAAAATAAAACGGTCACTAAAAAAGTCTTGAGAGAAGCCGGCTATCGTGTGCCAAACGGAGCCGAGTTTACGACAATGGAGGAAGCAGTCAAAGCCTATCCAAGATTCGCAAACAAAGCATTTGTCATTAAACCTAAATCAACGAACTATGGACTAGGCATCACGATTTTTAAAGAAGGTGCTGATTTAGCTGACTATCAAGCAGGACTTGCGATTGCCTTTAGCGAAGATCGTTCGATTTTAGTAGAAGAATTTATGCCAGGCACGGAATATCGCTTCTTTGTGATTGATGGCAAAGTCAAAGCAATCATGCTTCGTAAACCTGCTAATGTCGTTGGAGATGGACAACGTACAGTTGCTGAATTGGTCGCTGAAAAGAATCTTGATCCTTTAAGAGGCACAAACCATCGAGCACCTTTAGAGCTAATTCATTTAGGAGAATTAGAGCAACTGATGTTAAAAGAACAAGGGCTTACCGTTTCTTCTGTTCCCCAGAAAGATCAGGTTGTTTATCTACGAGAAAATTCTAATATTAGTACAGGTGGCGATTCGATTGATGTCACAGACGAATTTTCTGAAAGTTATAAGCAGATAGCTGTTTCTGCAGTTGAAGCTTTAGGCGCAAAAATTAGTGGAATCGATTTGATTATTCCGGACAAAGAGGTAGCACCGGAAAACAGCGCTACTGCTTATGGGATTATCGAAGCTAACTTTAATCCAGCGATGCATATGCACGTGTACCCATTTGCAGGTAAAGGGAGAAGATTGACTTTAGACGTGTTGAATTTATTGTATCCTGAACTTAATATCCTGACTCAAAATTAA
- the ftsY gene encoding signal recognition particle-docking protein FtsY yields the protein MGFFDKIKRAFTGEQQEPEEVEVQEKYDKGLEKTRKTFGERMNELFANFRTVDEDFFEELEETLIGADVGFDTAIQISEALRQEVKLRNAKKPAEIQNAIIEKLVDLYEQEGINEVNELNLQEEGLTVILFVGVNGVGKTTSIGKLAHQYKNEGKKVLLAAADTFRAGAIDQLVVWGERAGVEVVRGNAGGDPAAVVYDAMERAKSEQAEVLLVDTAGRLQNKVNLMNELEKIKRVIQRELPDAPHETLLVLDATTGQNAMVQAKQFKETTDVTGLVLTKLDGTAKGGIVLAIRNELHLPVKLVGLGEGIDDLEPFEPNDFVIGLFKGLLKEE from the coding sequence ATGGGCTTTTTTGATAAAATCAAGCGTGCTTTTACTGGTGAACAACAAGAACCAGAAGAAGTCGAAGTACAAGAGAAATATGATAAAGGGTTAGAAAAAACCAGAAAAACATTTGGCGAACGAATGAATGAATTGTTTGCTAATTTTCGGACAGTAGACGAAGACTTTTTTGAAGAATTAGAAGAAACACTGATTGGTGCGGATGTTGGGTTTGATACGGCTATTCAGATTTCTGAAGCGTTGCGTCAAGAAGTAAAACTGAGAAACGCAAAGAAACCAGCTGAGATCCAAAATGCAATCATTGAAAAATTAGTGGATTTATATGAACAAGAAGGAATCAACGAAGTTAATGAATTAAATCTACAAGAAGAAGGATTAACAGTTATTTTGTTTGTCGGGGTAAACGGTGTTGGAAAAACAACCAGTATCGGAAAACTAGCCCACCAATACAAAAATGAAGGAAAAAAAGTGCTGCTGGCAGCAGCCGATACTTTCCGAGCAGGTGCGATTGACCAATTAGTGGTTTGGGGCGAACGTGCTGGTGTCGAAGTGGTTCGGGGAAATGCTGGTGGCGACCCAGCAGCCGTTGTGTATGATGCGATGGAACGTGCGAAAAGTGAACAGGCAGAGGTGTTGTTAGTAGATACAGCTGGACGTTTACAAAACAAAGTCAACTTGATGAATGAGTTGGAAAAAATCAAACGTGTCATTCAACGAGAATTACCAGATGCACCTCATGAAACATTACTTGTACTAGATGCGACTACTGGTCAAAATGCAATGGTACAAGCAAAACAATTTAAAGAAACAACTGATGTCACTGGGCTTGTTTTAACCAAACTAGATGGTACAGCCAAAGGTGGGATCGTGTTAGCCATCCGTAATGAACTTCACTTACCAGTGAAATTGGTAGGGCTTGGCGAAGGAATCGATGATCTTGAACCATTTGAACCTAATGATTTTGTTATTGGTTTATTTAAAGGATTGTTGAAAGAAGAGTAA
- a CDS encoding Cof-type HAD-IIB family hydrolase, whose product MIKLIAIDLDGTLLNEEKQISDENKQALAKAKEKGVKIVLCTGRPLVAMAHYLQELGLVDEGDYSITFNGGLVQKNDTGEIIEKKVMEVADIHRLYDLAQKLALPLDILSDHVVLQLPTAPGKKSLYNTLNKLLQFQPANLADLTDEFVLNKAVIAYPQAELDPKIKEIPAEFHERYEIIKTRSMLLEFMPKGVTKAYGISLLAKDLGLEPAEIMAIGDEENDLPMIEYAGMGVAMANAVPFVKEAANYVTSSNLEHGVAKVIEKFVLD is encoded by the coding sequence ATGATTAAATTAATTGCGATCGACTTAGACGGTACATTATTGAATGAAGAAAAACAAATTTCAGATGAGAATAAGCAAGCTTTAGCGAAAGCAAAAGAAAAAGGTGTTAAGATCGTTTTATGTACTGGTCGTCCCTTAGTAGCAATGGCTCATTATTTGCAAGAGTTAGGATTAGTGGACGAAGGGGATTATAGCATCACCTTCAATGGTGGTCTTGTTCAAAAAAACGATACAGGAGAAATCATTGAGAAAAAAGTGATGGAAGTTGCTGATATCCATCGTTTATATGATCTTGCGCAAAAATTGGCATTGCCCTTAGATATATTATCAGATCATGTGGTTTTACAATTACCGACTGCACCAGGGAAAAAATCTTTATACAACACATTAAATAAATTATTGCAGTTTCAACCGGCAAATTTAGCAGATCTGACAGACGAGTTTGTGTTGAATAAAGCAGTTATTGCCTATCCGCAAGCGGAATTAGATCCTAAGATCAAAGAAATACCAGCCGAATTTCATGAACGTTATGAAATCATCAAGACCCGCAGTATGCTTTTAGAATTTATGCCAAAAGGTGTGACAAAAGCTTATGGTATTTCTTTACTAGCAAAAGATTTAGGTTTAGAACCAGCTGAGATCATGGCAATTGGGGATGAAGAAAATGACTTGCCGATGATTGAATACGCTGGAATGGGTGTTGCCATGGCAAATGCCGTCCCATTTGTTAAAGAAGCAGCGAATTATGTTACGTCAAGTAACTTAGAACATGGTGTAGCCAAAGTTATCGAAAAATTTGTTTTAGATTAG
- the smc gene encoding chromosome segregation protein SMC: MYLKRIEIAGFKSFADKTVIDFENSVTAVVGPNGSGKSNITEAIRWVLGEQSAKSLRGGKMPDIIFAGSDSRKPLNVAEVTVLLDNSDHYLPLDYQEISVTRRYRRTGESDFFINKQPCRLKDIQELFLDSGLGKESFSIISQGKVEAIFSSKPEDRRGIFEEAAGVLKYKQRKKKAEQKLFETEDNLSRVQDIIYELQEQLTPLAEQSEIAKKFLQLKEELTQTDIALMITEINVAKKEWEEKQTQLTQFNQELTKLATHIQSQEAVLSEKRKQNAKKDRQIEKGQQSLLALSERLKQAEGQKDVLIERTKHTQKSTQEYQASLAEAQKKVAHFEELQEKLTKETTEKETEIQEAQQQLMKTQQELEKYQKSTKELLSELRDQYVDLMQEQANVGNELKYLERQYLQETSKSKQTLAKQSEVEASVLALSSQKQELSEKQANLQQALVKNQHELEEVQTKGKTVQTKLTNEQPKMYQLMNQVQQLQARQKSLQEIQENYFGFYQGVRLVLQHKQQLSGIVGAVAELIDVPSSFTLAIETALGGAAQHVIVENEHDARQAITYLKKQRGGRATFLPLTTIKPRQLPAHVLSQAAAVDGFLGIASEQVTFPAEIQTVVHNLLGTILLAKDLTSANAIAQTIRYQYRVVSLEGDVMNAGGSMTGGANKRGNQGSLFSQNQELKQLTAEYEQADQQLQNQEKIVQELQTKVADLSQKQEKLRTQNEQLRFEEQEITNQLQNITNDLARFEKEKQLSNFETRELQQFIETYQKQQAELTARQKEIEQQRQQIDEEIKSLNQESDQMEEKRSQVQARKAQEQADLAVLKEQFNHLQIQLRGARVQKNEALERQTSLEQQLATLTADFSDHEITEESLASQITELAQQREELQAELVAVKEQRERTQKEIDQLETVLAEKNQQQKQQLTEQSKLEVQKDRAEMLLDHQLSYLQTEYQISFEKAVTDYQPTSDIVSSRTKVAVLKEQIADLGPVNIRSIEQFEQVNERHTFLATQRDDLLSAKNQLFETMEEMDAEVRARFKEVFEAIRQEFKVVFPNMFGGGRAELVLTDPSDLLKTGIEIEVQPPGKKLQSLSLLSGGERALTAIALLFSIIRVCPVPFCILDEVEAALDEANVKRFGRYLSDFQDDTQFIVVTHRKGTMVAADVLYGVTMQESGVSKIVSVRMEDINEEGKMETKV; the protein is encoded by the coding sequence GTGTATTTAAAACGAATTGAAATAGCTGGATTTAAATCCTTTGCAGATAAAACAGTGATTGATTTTGAAAATAGTGTGACAGCCGTCGTTGGACCAAATGGGAGTGGCAAAAGTAATATCACTGAAGCAATCCGCTGGGTTTTAGGCGAGCAATCTGCTAAGAGCCTTCGAGGGGGGAAAATGCCCGATATTATTTTCGCTGGTTCAGACTCTCGTAAGCCTTTGAATGTGGCAGAAGTTACAGTACTTTTGGATAATTCCGATCATTATTTACCATTGGATTATCAAGAAATCAGCGTGACTCGTCGCTATCGACGAACAGGCGAAAGTGATTTTTTTATCAATAAACAACCTTGTCGATTGAAAGACATCCAAGAACTGTTCTTAGATTCAGGTTTAGGAAAAGAATCGTTTTCGATCATTTCACAAGGGAAAGTAGAAGCAATTTTTAGTAGTAAGCCAGAAGACCGTCGGGGAATATTTGAAGAAGCAGCAGGTGTATTAAAATATAAACAACGCAAGAAAAAAGCGGAACAAAAGTTATTTGAAACAGAAGATAATCTTAGTCGAGTACAAGACATTATTTACGAGTTGCAAGAGCAATTAACACCTCTAGCTGAGCAAAGTGAAATCGCTAAGAAATTTTTGCAGTTAAAAGAAGAATTAACCCAAACGGATATAGCGTTGATGATTACGGAGATCAACGTAGCGAAAAAAGAGTGGGAAGAAAAACAAACTCAGCTGACACAATTCAATCAAGAGCTGACAAAATTAGCGACACATATCCAATCGCAAGAAGCCGTACTATCAGAAAAAAGAAAGCAAAACGCCAAAAAAGACCGTCAAATTGAAAAAGGTCAACAAAGTCTGTTGGCATTGTCTGAAAGATTAAAACAAGCAGAAGGGCAAAAAGATGTCTTAATAGAGCGGACAAAGCATACACAAAAGAGTACGCAAGAATATCAGGCTTCTTTGGCCGAGGCGCAAAAGAAAGTAGCGCATTTTGAGGAACTTCAGGAAAAATTGACAAAAGAAACAACTGAAAAAGAAACAGAAATCCAAGAAGCACAACAACAGTTGATGAAGACACAACAAGAATTGGAAAAATATCAAAAATCAACGAAGGAATTATTATCTGAATTACGAGATCAATATGTTGATTTGATGCAAGAACAAGCGAATGTCGGAAATGAATTGAAATATCTTGAACGTCAATATTTACAAGAAACGTCCAAAAGTAAACAAACATTAGCGAAGCAATCAGAAGTAGAAGCCTCTGTCTTGGCGTTATCCTCTCAAAAACAGGAACTATCTGAAAAACAAGCAAATCTTCAACAAGCTTTAGTTAAGAACCAACATGAGTTGGAAGAAGTTCAAACAAAAGGGAAAACAGTACAAACTAAATTAACCAATGAACAACCTAAAATGTACCAATTGATGAACCAAGTCCAACAATTACAGGCACGCCAAAAAAGTTTACAAGAAATCCAAGAAAACTATTTTGGTTTTTACCAGGGCGTTCGGTTAGTTTTACAACATAAACAACAATTATCTGGTATCGTAGGTGCAGTCGCTGAGTTGATTGATGTACCTAGCTCTTTTACCCTTGCAATCGAAACAGCTCTAGGTGGAGCAGCGCAACACGTCATTGTTGAAAACGAACACGATGCACGTCAAGCAATCACTTATTTGAAAAAGCAAAGAGGGGGTAGAGCGACCTTTTTACCGTTAACAACGATTAAACCTAGACAGTTACCTGCGCACGTTCTTTCGCAAGCAGCAGCGGTAGATGGGTTTTTAGGTATCGCAAGTGAACAGGTGACATTCCCTGCAGAAATTCAAACCGTGGTCCACAATTTATTGGGAACGATCTTATTAGCGAAGGATCTAACTAGTGCCAATGCTATTGCTCAGACCATACGATACCAATACCGAGTAGTGTCTCTGGAAGGAGACGTGATGAATGCTGGTGGTTCCATGACGGGTGGAGCAAATAAACGGGGAAATCAAGGCAGTCTCTTCTCTCAAAATCAAGAATTGAAACAGCTGACAGCTGAATATGAACAAGCAGATCAGCAGTTGCAAAATCAAGAAAAAATTGTTCAAGAACTACAAACCAAAGTCGCTGACTTGAGCCAAAAACAAGAAAAGTTGCGTACGCAAAATGAACAATTGCGGTTTGAAGAGCAGGAAATAACGAATCAACTGCAAAATATCACGAATGACTTAGCACGCTTTGAAAAAGAAAAGCAACTCTCAAACTTTGAAACGAGAGAATTGCAACAATTCATCGAAACATATCAAAAACAACAAGCAGAGTTAACGGCAAGACAAAAGGAAATCGAACAACAACGACAACAAATCGATGAAGAGATCAAATCACTGAACCAAGAAAGTGATCAAATGGAAGAAAAACGATCACAAGTCCAAGCACGAAAAGCACAGGAACAAGCAGATTTAGCTGTCTTGAAAGAGCAATTCAATCATTTACAGATCCAATTACGTGGAGCACGTGTTCAAAAAAATGAAGCACTTGAACGTCAGACAAGTTTAGAGCAACAATTAGCAACATTGACTGCAGATTTTTCTGATCATGAAATCACTGAAGAAAGTTTAGCGAGCCAAATCACGGAACTTGCGCAACAGCGTGAAGAACTACAAGCAGAACTAGTGGCAGTGAAGGAACAACGAGAACGTACGCAAAAAGAAATCGATCAGCTTGAAACAGTACTTGCTGAAAAAAACCAACAACAAAAGCAACAGCTAACAGAACAATCGAAACTGGAAGTGCAAAAAGACCGTGCAGAAATGTTGTTGGATCATCAGCTGAGCTATTTGCAAACGGAATACCAAATCAGCTTTGAAAAAGCTGTCACTGATTACCAGCCAACTTCCGATATTGTAAGTAGTCGCACGAAAGTAGCAGTCTTAAAAGAGCAGATCGCAGACCTTGGACCAGTGAATATCCGTTCGATTGAGCAATTTGAGCAAGTGAATGAACGACATACGTTTTTAGCCACACAACGTGATGATTTGTTATCTGCAAAGAACCAATTGTTTGAAACAATGGAAGAAATGGATGCTGAAGTACGGGCTCGCTTTAAAGAAGTCTTTGAAGCAATCAGGCAAGAGTTTAAAGTAGTCTTTCCTAATATGTTTGGTGGTGGTCGCGCAGAATTGGTATTGACTGACCCATCGGATCTATTAAAAACAGGGATCGAAATCGAAGTGCAACCACCAGGCAAGAAATTACAAAGTCTGAGCTTGCTTTCTGGAGGGGAAAGAGCATTAACTGCTATCGCCTTGCTGTTTTCAATCATCCGAGTTTGTCCTGTTCCATTTTGTATTTTAGACGAAGTAGAAGCTGCGTTAGATGAAGCAAATGTGAAAAGATTTGGACGTTATTTAAGTGATTTCCAAGATGACACTCAATTCATCGTGGTCACACACCGAAAAGGTACCATGGTAGCTGCCGATGTTTTATATGGAGTAACCATGCAAGAATCAGGTGTTTCAAAAATTGTGTCTGTCCGTATGGAAGATATCAATGAAGAAGGAAAAATGGAAACGAAGGTGTAA
- the rnc gene encoding ribonuclease III, translating to MDNQLTNELKEKYTIVFHDLNLLEQAFTHSSYVNEHRNLQLSDNERLEFLGDAVLELMVSEYLYRLYPDIPEGKLTKTRAAIVREDSLSKFAKECGFDKYIMLGKGEENSGGRTRPALLCDLFEAFLGALYLDQGFEAAHAFLQTVVFPKVKAGAFSHEMDHKTKLQEVLQKSGDVFIEYRLIKEEGPAHERIFWIEVYVDDKLIGTGQGKSKKLAEQAAAENALAAL from the coding sequence ATGGACAATCAGCTGACAAATGAATTAAAAGAAAAGTATACTATCGTTTTTCACGATCTCAATTTACTTGAACAAGCTTTTACCCATTCATCCTATGTGAATGAGCATCGCAACCTTCAATTATCAGATAATGAACGATTAGAATTTTTAGGAGATGCCGTATTAGAATTAATGGTTTCAGAATATTTATATCGTTTATATCCAGATATCCCAGAAGGGAAACTAACAAAGACACGTGCGGCGATCGTTCGTGAAGATAGTTTATCCAAGTTTGCCAAAGAATGTGGATTTGATAAATATATCATGTTAGGTAAAGGAGAAGAAAATTCTGGGGGAAGAACCAGACCAGCTCTTCTTTGTGACTTATTTGAAGCCTTTCTAGGTGCTTTGTACCTTGATCAAGGGTTTGAAGCAGCCCATGCCTTTCTTCAAACAGTTGTCTTTCCAAAAGTCAAAGCAGGTGCTTTTTCACATGAGATGGATCATAAAACGAAGTTGCAAGAAGTGTTGCAAAAATCAGGTGATGTATTTATTGAATACCGATTAATAAAAGAGGAAGGTCCGGCACATGAACGGATTTTTTGGATCGAAGTCTATGTAGATGACAAGTTGATTGGGACTGGGCAAGGAAAATCGAAAAAACTAGCAGAACAAGCTGCTGCAGAAAATGCACTGGCAGCACTGTAA
- a CDS encoding oligopeptide ABC transporter substrate-binding protein — protein MKKSILGVVTLFSVMALAACGSGGGSNSSGSSANNGEKKELTFPISTKNDKDAIKDGELEAAVATDSQFKGLFQWEFYQDSYDAAFMAPSHEALFTNDADFKITNDGAASLDLDQETKKATIKVKDNVKWSDGKDVTADDVIFPYEIIGNKDYTGIRYDDNFRNIVGMEEYHSGSAPTISGIKKVDNKTVEIEYKKVEPSMLQSGGGIWAYAAPKHTLEGVAIKDMESSDQVRKNPVTFGPYYMSNIVAGESVEYLPNEYYWNGKPQLKKITMKSLPIASATEALNSKLYDMIFQMPTDTYDTYKDVSGYTNLGREQTSYTYLGFKLGKWNAEKSSVEYDPNSKMADKSLRQAMGYALDNDAVGERFYAGLRSNATSLIPPVFESFHDDDLKGFTQDIDKANKLLDDAGYKDVDGDGLREDKDGNKLTINFASMSGGETAQPLSDYYVQQWKKIGLDVKYTTGRLIEFNSFYDKLENDDPEIDVYQAAWSTGTDPNPNGLWGPNAAFNYTRFESEENTKLINDINSSEAFDADYQKEAYKKWQAYAFEEAFAIPTLFRNEVLPVSDRTKDWDWSYDAPNPWAKVTVTAESRS, from the coding sequence ATGAAGAAATCAATTTTAGGCGTTGTTACACTTTTTTCAGTAATGGCATTAGCTGCTTGTGGAAGCGGCGGAGGTTCTAACTCTTCTGGGAGTTCAGCAAATAACGGTGAGAAGAAGGAATTAACATTTCCAATCTCAACGAAAAATGATAAAGATGCAATAAAAGATGGCGAATTGGAGGCTGCAGTAGCAACCGATAGTCAATTCAAAGGATTGTTCCAATGGGAATTTTATCAAGATTCTTACGATGCAGCATTTATGGCACCTTCTCATGAAGCACTATTTACAAATGATGCGGACTTCAAGATCACAAATGATGGTGCAGCGAGTTTAGATTTAGACCAAGAGACGAAAAAAGCAACGATCAAAGTAAAAGACAATGTAAAATGGTCAGATGGTAAAGATGTAACCGCAGATGACGTGATTTTCCCTTATGAAATTATCGGTAACAAGGATTATACAGGTATCCGTTATGATGATAACTTCCGAAACATCGTTGGGATGGAAGAATACCATAGCGGTAGCGCTCCGACAATCTCAGGTATCAAAAAAGTGGACAATAAGACAGTTGAAATCGAATATAAAAAAGTGGAACCAAGTATGCTTCAATCAGGTGGTGGGATTTGGGCATATGCAGCTCCAAAACACACACTTGAAGGTGTAGCAATCAAAGACATGGAATCAAGTGATCAAGTACGTAAAAATCCAGTGACTTTTGGTCCATATTACATGAGTAATATCGTTGCAGGAGAATCAGTAGAGTATCTACCAAATGAATATTACTGGAATGGCAAACCACAATTGAAAAAAATCACGATGAAATCATTGCCGATTGCTAGTGCAACAGAAGCTTTGAACTCAAAACTTTATGACATGATTTTCCAAATGCCTACAGATACGTATGACACATATAAAGATGTCTCAGGTTACACAAACTTAGGACGTGAACAAACATCATACACTTACTTAGGCTTCAAATTAGGTAAATGGAATGCTGAAAAGAGCAGTGTTGAATACGATCCAAATTCTAAAATGGCAGATAAATCATTGCGACAAGCAATGGGTTATGCATTAGATAACGATGCAGTAGGAGAACGTTTCTATGCAGGGTTAAGAAGCAATGCTACTTCATTGATTCCTCCTGTATTTGAATCATTCCACGATGACGATCTAAAAGGATTTACGCAAGATATCGATAAAGCAAACAAATTATTGGATGATGCTGGCTATAAAGATGTAGATGGTGATGGGTTACGTGAAGATAAAGACGGAAATAAATTAACGATCAACTTTGCTTCAATGTCAGGTGGCGAAACAGCGCAACCATTATCTGATTACTATGTGCAACAATGGAAAAAAATCGGCTTAGATGTGAAATACACGACTGGACGTTTAATCGAATTTAACTCATTCTACGATAAATTAGAAAATGACGATCCTGAAATTGATGTATATCAAGCAGCTTGGAGTACAGGAACTGATCCAAATCCAAACGGACTATGGGGACCAAATGCAGCATTCAACTACACTCGTTTTGAATCAGAAGAAAATACGAAATTGATCAATGATATCAATTCAAGTGAAGCATTTGATGCAGATTACCAAAAAGAAGCATATAAAAAATGGCAAGCATATGCATTTGAAGAAGCTTTCGCAATTCCAACATTGTTCCGTAATGAAGTACTACCAGTGAGCGATCGTACTAAAGATTGGGATTGGTCATATGATGCACCAAATCCATGGGCGAAAGTAACGGTAACAGCAGAATCACGTTCTTAA